In a single window of the Renibacterium salmoninarum ATCC 33209 genome:
- a CDS encoding aldehyde dehydrogenase family protein translates to MGHQIARSAAPRKAVLELDSNAAMIIAADADLPAAVDAVLRGGFYASGQACISVQRVIVEAAIADEFETALVAAMPQVIYGDPRAETTRIAPLIDAQATSRVHDWLAAASNAGARTIYSGAANASAAKAQLPPTVLADVPSSALAWREEIFGPVVCLRSVPNFEAAITLANDSRYGLQAAVFTSSLKQAMTAIDQLQVGGVVVNDVPGFRSDIMPYGGIKDSGIGREGPRFAIEELTVTKMAIIRP, encoded by the coding sequence GTGGGGCACCAAATTGCCCGAAGCGCCGCACCCCGGAAAGCCGTTCTAGAACTTGACTCGAATGCGGCAATGATCATCGCGGCCGACGCCGACCTGCCTGCAGCCGTTGATGCCGTGCTTCGCGGCGGCTTTTACGCCAGTGGCCAAGCCTGCATCTCAGTGCAGCGGGTGATTGTGGAGGCAGCGATTGCTGATGAGTTTGAAACTGCTTTAGTTGCCGCCATGCCTCAGGTAATTTATGGCGATCCTCGAGCGGAAACTACCCGAATTGCGCCACTGATCGACGCCCAGGCAACTTCGCGCGTGCACGATTGGCTTGCGGCCGCGAGCAACGCTGGCGCGAGAACGATCTATTCCGGTGCCGCCAATGCGTCCGCGGCAAAAGCCCAGCTCCCGCCCACGGTGCTAGCAGACGTGCCTAGCAGCGCGCTGGCTTGGCGGGAAGAAATCTTTGGTCCCGTCGTCTGCTTACGCAGCGTGCCAAACTTCGAGGCAGCAATTACGCTGGCGAACGACTCTCGCTACGGACTGCAAGCCGCAGTGTTCACTTCTTCTTTGAAACAAGCAATGACCGCGATTGACCAGTTGCAGGTGGGTGGCGTCGTAGTGAACGACGTCCCCGGCTTTCGCTCCGACATCATGCCCTATGGCGGAATCAAAGACTCCGGCATCGGCCGTGAGGGGCCGCGATTCGCGATCGAAGAACTGACCGTGACCAAAATGGCGATCATTCGCCCCTGA
- a CDS encoding dihydrofolate reductase family protein translates to MRIFVSWLATLLRYIGTRSLPRGGGGEKNLWLVGGGNLVAQFQELGLLDEMLLTLIPTVLGAGKPLLPLKSPTLPLELLEHTVFGKGMVELRYRFRDSAAALSEFNQSAV, encoded by the coding sequence GTGCGGATATTCGTTTCGTGGCTGGCGACGTTGCTCCGGTACATCGGGACGCGCTCCTTGCCGCGGGGGGGGGGGGGGGAGAAGAACCTCTGGTTGGTTGGCGGTGGCAACCTGGTGGCGCAATTCCAAGAATTGGGTCTGCTAGACGAGATGTTGCTGACTCTCATTCCGACGGTGCTCGGCGCGGGCAAGCCCTTATTACCGTTGAAAAGCCCAACCTTGCCGCTGGAGCTTTTAGAGCACACCGTGTTTGGCAAAGGAATGGTTGAGCTTCGTTACCGGTTCCGGGACTCGGCGGCGGCTTTGAGCGAATTTAACCAGTCTGCCGTCTGA
- a CDS encoding DHA2 family efflux MFS transporter permease subunit: MNQHARAWPALWSLVIGFFMILVDSTIVTVAMPSIMKSFDADINQAVWVTRAYLLAYVVPLLITGRLGDRFGPKNIYLIGLVVFTLSSAWCGLSNSIEMLILARVVQGLGAALMTPQTMAVITRVFPTERRGSAMGLWGSVAGVATLVGPILGGVLVDAAGWEWIFYINVPVGVIGFIFAARLVPTLPTTAHRFDWLGVVLSGLGLFCIVFGIQEAESYNWGKITGPIPIWSLIITGIVLMVLFVIWQRLNRAEPLLPLVLFKDRNFSLANLAISATGFTITSMVLPLMLYAQNVRTLTPTQAALLLVPMALISGGLAPVVGKLLNKVDPRYFAIGGFAILSVALFWMGSILTADVPIWLLLFPIALFGFANAGIWAPVSMTATRNLDPRLAGAGSGVFNTTRQIGAVLGSAAIAAVMQARLNENLPHAPAGAAPAGEGPLPEFLRAGFSTAMGQSMFVPAAVILVGVLAAIFFVKPKKTSQKKDEVPAFAGE; this comes from the coding sequence ATGAATCAACATGCAAGAGCATGGCCGGCGCTTTGGTCGCTTGTCATCGGCTTCTTTATGATTTTGGTCGATTCGACCATTGTTACGGTGGCGATGCCATCAATTATGAAGAGCTTCGACGCCGATATTAATCAGGCGGTCTGGGTAACCAGAGCCTATCTTTTGGCTTATGTCGTTCCATTGCTGATCACCGGCCGCTTGGGCGACCGCTTCGGCCCGAAAAACATCTATTTGATCGGGTTGGTCGTCTTCACACTGTCCTCAGCCTGGTGTGGATTGTCCAACAGCATTGAGATGTTGATCTTGGCGCGGGTTGTTCAAGGACTTGGTGCAGCTCTGATGACGCCGCAAACGATGGCCGTCATCACCCGGGTTTTCCCGACAGAACGCCGTGGCTCAGCGATGGGACTCTGGGGTTCCGTGGCCGGTGTTGCCACCTTGGTTGGTCCGATCTTGGGTGGAGTATTGGTTGATGCCGCCGGTTGGGAATGGATCTTCTACATCAACGTTCCGGTCGGTGTGATTGGATTCATCTTTGCCGCACGACTCGTTCCGACGCTGCCCACCACGGCGCACCGCTTTGACTGGCTTGGCGTGGTGCTTAGCGGTTTAGGTCTGTTCTGCATAGTCTTCGGTATCCAAGAAGCAGAATCCTACAACTGGGGCAAGATTACTGGACCGATCCCCATCTGGTCCCTCATCATTACCGGCATTGTGTTGATGGTGTTGTTTGTTATTTGGCAGCGTCTCAACCGGGCGGAACCGTTGTTGCCTTTGGTTCTTTTCAAGGATCGGAATTTCTCGCTGGCTAACTTGGCGATCTCCGCAACGGGGTTCACCATCACCTCGATGGTGTTGCCGCTGATGCTTTATGCTCAGAACGTCCGCACGCTGACGCCCACCCAGGCTGCATTGCTTTTGGTGCCGATGGCGCTGATTTCTGGCGGTTTGGCACCCGTGGTTGGCAAGCTGCTCAACAAGGTAGATCCTCGCTATTTCGCAATTGGCGGCTTTGCAATCTTGTCCGTAGCGCTGTTCTGGATGGGATCAATCCTTACCGCTGACGTGCCGATTTGGCTGCTGTTGTTCCCGATCGCATTATTCGGGTTCGCAAATGCGGGAATCTGGGCTCCGGTCTCGATGACCGCTACCCGGAACCTTGACCCAAGGCTGGCTGGCGCTGGTTCTGGCGTATTCAACACAACTCGCCAAATTGGTGCTGTTTTGGGTTCGGCAGCAATTGCTGCGGTGATGCAAGCTCGGCTCAACGAGAACTTGCCGCACGCACCTGCTGGTGCCGCACCTGCCGGCGAAGGTCCTTTGCCAGAGTTCTTGCGTGCCGGATTCTCGACGGCGATGGGGCAGTCAATGTTTGTACCCGCCGCGGTGATTTTGGTTGGCGTACTCGCAGCGATTTTCTTCGTCAAACCGAAGAAGACTAGCCAAAAGAAGGACGAAGTTCCGGCATTTGCCGGCGAGTGA
- a CDS encoding IMPACT family protein has product MIATARQDFPDAGHHCSAYLLGPRREIQRSNDDGEPSGTAGEPILEVLISRSAAPAGALEGRSDLSDVCAVVVRYFGGTLLGTGGLIRAYSEAAAAALNQERLVTRQEMTQFRIVVPHATVGQYRHELERSGHKITAIRYSERAELDFVAFAQPETYTLAQNLIHSVDRATAGVLTKLETIGSQWADV; this is encoded by the coding sequence ATGATTGCCACTGCCCGCCAAGATTTCCCTGATGCCGGGCATCATTGTTCGGCCTATCTGCTGGGCCCCAGACGGGAAATTCAACGCAGCAACGACGACGGTGAGCCATCTGGAACCGCCGGCGAACCAATTCTTGAGGTCTTAATTTCGCGCTCGGCAGCGCCAGCTGGCGCTTTAGAAGGCCGCTCAGATCTATCTGATGTGTGCGCCGTCGTCGTTCGCTACTTCGGCGGAACGCTACTGGGGACTGGCGGACTGATCCGAGCCTATTCTGAAGCTGCCGCGGCCGCATTGAACCAGGAACGCCTGGTAACACGCCAAGAAATGACTCAATTTCGCATCGTGGTTCCGCACGCCACAGTTGGTCAGTATCGTCATGAATTGGAGCGCTCGGGGCATAAAATTACTGCGATTCGCTATTCTGAACGGGCTGAACTGGACTTTGTTGCGTTTGCTCAGCCGGAAACCTATACGCTCGCGCAGAATTTGATTCATTCCGTTGATCGAGCGACTGCTGGAGTACTAACCAAGCTCGAAACCATCGGCAGCCAATGGGCAGATGTCTAG
- the rpsA gene encoding 30S ribosomal protein S1 — protein MTITTPEKTSTPVVAINDIGSAEDFLAAIDATIKYFNDGDLVEGIVVKVDRDEVLLDIGYKTEGVIPSRELSIKHDVDPSEVVSVGDEVEALVLTKEDKEGRLILSKKRAQYERAWGDIEKVQEEDGVVTGTVIEVVKGGLILDIGLRGFLPASLVEMRRVRDLAPYIGQQIEAKIIELDKNRNNVVLSRRAWLEQTQSEVRSTFLNKLEKGQVRPGVVSSIVNFGAFVDLGGVDGLVHVSELSWKHIDHPSEVVEVGREVTVEVLEVDLDRERVSLSLKATQEDPWQTFARTHALGQVVPGRVTKLVPFGAFVRVEDGIEGLVHISELAVRHVELAEQVVSVGDELFVKVIDIDLERRRISLSLKQANEGLDAESTEFDPALYGMAAEYDEEGNYKYPEGFDPESNEWLEGFETQRAAWEAQYAEAQTRWEAHKKQVAQHAADDAAAATEGTGEGAPTSYSSEAPAADAGTLASDEALAALREKLTGN, from the coding sequence ATGACCATCACGACCCCCGAGAAGACCAGCACCCCTGTCGTCGCGATCAACGACATCGGATCAGCTGAGGACTTCCTCGCCGCTATTGATGCAACTATCAAGTACTTCAACGACGGCGATCTCGTCGAAGGAATTGTCGTCAAGGTTGACCGCGACGAAGTTCTGCTCGACATCGGCTACAAGACCGAAGGCGTTATCCCCTCGCGTGAGCTTTCCATCAAGCACGACGTCGACCCTTCCGAGGTCGTTTCCGTAGGCGATGAAGTCGAAGCCCTGGTTTTGACCAAGGAAGACAAAGAAGGCCGTTTGATCTTGTCCAAGAAGCGCGCACAGTACGAGCGTGCCTGGGGCGATATTGAGAAGGTCCAGGAAGAAGACGGTGTGGTCACCGGTACGGTCATCGAGGTTGTCAAGGGTGGCTTGATCCTGGATATCGGTCTGCGTGGCTTCCTGCCGGCATCGCTGGTGGAAATGCGTCGTGTCCGCGATTTGGCTCCGTACATCGGTCAGCAGATCGAAGCGAAGATCATCGAGCTGGACAAGAACCGCAACAACGTGGTCCTGTCTCGCCGTGCATGGCTCGAGCAGACTCAGTCTGAGGTTCGCTCGACCTTCCTCAACAAGTTGGAAAAGGGCCAGGTTCGTCCGGGCGTTGTTTCCTCGATCGTCAATTTCGGCGCATTCGTCGATTTGGGCGGCGTTGACGGTTTGGTTCACGTTTCGGAACTGTCCTGGAAGCACATCGATCACCCGTCCGAGGTTGTCGAGGTTGGCCGGGAAGTCACCGTCGAGGTGCTCGAAGTCGATCTGGATCGCGAGCGGGTTTCACTTTCGCTCAAGGCTACGCAGGAAGATCCGTGGCAGACCTTCGCCCGTACGCACGCGCTGGGCCAGGTTGTCCCGGGCCGCGTTACCAAGTTGGTTCCGTTCGGTGCGTTCGTTCGCGTCGAAGACGGCATCGAAGGCCTCGTGCACATCTCCGAGTTGGCAGTCCGTCACGTTGAGCTCGCCGAGCAGGTTGTCTCCGTTGGTGACGAGCTGTTCGTCAAGGTCATTGACATCGACCTCGAGCGTCGCCGCATCAGCCTCTCGCTCAAGCAGGCTAACGAGGGTCTTGACGCCGAGTCGACCGAATTCGATCCGGCTCTCTACGGCATGGCCGCGGAGTACGACGAAGAGGGCAACTACAAGTACCCGGAGGGCTTCGATCCGGAGTCCAACGAGTGGCTTGAAGGCTTTGAGACCCAGCGCGCAGCTTGGGAAGCTCAGTACGCCGAGGCTCAGACCCGTTGGGAAGCACACAAGAAGCAGGTTGCTCAGCACGCTGCCGACGACGCGGCCGCCGCGACTGAGGGCACCGGCGAAGGCGCACCGACCAGCTACTCCTCGGAGGCCCCGGCCGCCGATGCCGGAACCCTGGCTTCAGATGAAGCTCTTGCCGCTCTGCGGGAGAAGCTCACCGGAAACTAG
- a CDS encoding ABC transporter permease, translating to MLNRNFREVLFAGLRAFVQLAIVAVLIAQLSSHPALALAFIALMFCIAVWTAGRRIAKTGNWWMAAIPLACGVIPVAALMFCTGVLPWNALALIAVVGQQIGGAMATTTLAGRRIESELQQRRGEVEAAVELGLTWPASRHFISRDIAGEAVLPSIDQARTAGTVTLPGAFVGLILGGASPIAAGQIQLLVLISLLLVNSLAAWVCLLLSSSGAWERRRRQKTA from the coding sequence TTGCTGAACCGAAATTTCCGTGAAGTATTATTTGCGGGGCTGAGAGCCTTCGTTCAGTTGGCCATCGTTGCCGTTTTGATTGCCCAGTTGTCTAGTCATCCGGCGCTGGCGCTGGCCTTTATCGCCCTCATGTTCTGCATTGCGGTCTGGACAGCTGGCCGTCGAATTGCCAAGACCGGGAACTGGTGGATGGCCGCGATACCGCTAGCCTGCGGCGTGATTCCAGTGGCCGCCCTCATGTTTTGCACCGGGGTACTGCCGTGGAATGCGCTGGCACTGATCGCCGTAGTAGGTCAGCAAATCGGCGGCGCGATGGCGACAACCACACTGGCTGGCAGACGCATCGAATCCGAGCTTCAGCAACGAAGAGGCGAGGTTGAGGCCGCGGTAGAACTGGGTCTGACCTGGCCTGCCTCCAGGCACTTCATCAGTCGCGATATTGCCGGTGAAGCGGTTTTGCCAAGCATCGACCAAGCGAGGACCGCCGGAACCGTGACGCTACCGGGCGCCTTCGTAGGGTTGATTCTTGGCGGTGCCAGTCCAATCGCGGCCGGCCAGATTCAACTACTGGTACTCATTTCATTGCTTTTAGTGAACAGTCTCGCCGCCTGGGTGTGCCTGTTGCTGAGCTCCTCCGGCGCCTGGGAACGACGCCGCCGTCAAAAAACCGCTTGA
- a CDS encoding hotdog fold thioesterase, which produces MTHSDDAHSKAPNPFEKQLTDAGVPAEFHQMLSQHSLGTLTVKLGIKFLELSVERVVATMPVEGNTQVTGILHGGAHVVLAETLGSFAAGIHAGFGNRQALGVEIGASHHRAAAQGLVTGTCTPIHLGRTLTTHEIVMTDEQGRRLSTVRMTNMIREVQPNNAAK; this is translated from the coding sequence ATGACTCATAGTGACGACGCGCACTCGAAGGCGCCAAACCCTTTCGAAAAACAACTGACCGATGCCGGAGTTCCCGCAGAATTTCATCAGATGTTAAGCCAACATAGCCTGGGTACTCTGACGGTAAAGCTCGGAATCAAGTTCTTGGAATTGAGCGTCGAGCGCGTGGTTGCCACCATGCCGGTGGAAGGTAATACTCAAGTCACCGGTATCCTGCACGGCGGGGCGCATGTGGTTCTGGCAGAAACGCTCGGTTCGTTCGCGGCCGGAATCCATGCAGGCTTTGGCAATCGGCAAGCTCTGGGTGTTGAAATTGGCGCAAGCCATCACCGGGCAGCGGCTCAAGGCTTAGTCACCGGAACATGCACACCGATTCACCTTGGCAGAACGTTGACCACCCATGAAATCGTGATGACTGATGAACAGGGCAGACGGCTCTCCACGGTTCGAATGACTAATATGATCCGTGAGGTACAACCCAATAACGCCGCGAAATGA
- a CDS encoding SDR family NAD(P)-dependent oxidoreductase, with product MTLEQHKINSGFGFSSTADEVLAGIDLTGKTAIVTGGYSGIGYETTAALSKAGATVIVPARRLTVAQDALREIDRTEVQTMDLGDLDNVKEFAESFLASGRKLDIVINNAGIMACPETPVCPGWEAQFATNHLGHFTLVNWLKPALAEQSRVVALSSTGHFRSPIRWDDVQFQDGYDRWEAYGQAKTANALFALHLNKLGAESGLQAFSVNPGGIFTPLQRHLSQQDQIELGWLNPDGSPSELAATAFRSPAQGAATTVWTAASSQLAGLGGVYCEDSDVAEPAVEGGPRSGVKAGASDPEPAQRLWDLSAELTGVSVF from the coding sequence ATGACTTTAGAACAGCACAAAATTAACAGCGGATTCGGCTTCAGCAGCACCGCGGACGAGGTGCTAGCCGGTATTGATCTCACCGGAAAAACTGCGATCGTAACCGGCGGCTACTCCGGGATCGGTTATGAGACGACGGCGGCGCTCAGCAAGGCCGGTGCCACCGTGATAGTTCCTGCCCGACGGCTTACCGTGGCGCAGGATGCGCTACGCGAAATTGACCGTACCGAGGTCCAGACCATGGACCTCGGCGATCTGGACAACGTGAAAGAGTTCGCCGAATCGTTTTTAGCCTCTGGCAGGAAGCTGGACATCGTCATCAACAATGCCGGGATTATGGCGTGCCCGGAGACCCCTGTTTGCCCCGGCTGGGAAGCGCAATTCGCCACGAATCACTTAGGACATTTTACGCTGGTCAATTGGCTGAAACCGGCATTAGCCGAGCAAAGCCGGGTAGTAGCACTGTCTTCGACCGGGCATTTTCGCTCCCCGATCCGTTGGGATGATGTCCAGTTCCAGGATGGCTACGACCGATGGGAAGCATATGGCCAAGCCAAAACCGCCAATGCGCTCTTCGCCCTGCACTTGAATAAGCTGGGCGCAGAATCCGGTCTTCAGGCTTTTTCCGTCAACCCGGGCGGCATCTTCACCCCGCTGCAACGGCATCTTTCGCAACAGGATCAAATAGAACTAGGTTGGCTCAACCCAGATGGCTCCCCCAGCGAGCTTGCAGCTACCGCGTTCAGATCGCCAGCGCAGGGCGCTGCCACCACAGTTTGGACCGCCGCTTCCAGCCAGTTGGCCGGCCTCGGCGGCGTCTATTGCGAGGACAGTGACGTTGCCGAGCCAGCCGTTGAGGGTGGACCCCGCAGCGGCGTCAAAGCCGGGGCAAGCGATCCCGAGCCAGCGCAGCGACTTTGGGATTTGTCAGCCGAACTCACTGGAGTCAGTGTATTCTGA
- a CDS encoding aldehyde dehydrogenase family protein: MRTTAYPDGLPIGETCLACQDSSPVQFPFDGTVIGQAPCGNTANASSAVDFAAAVAPVVAALSAGKRRRILHHVAAALATHQDQLIDLLVLETGKPLVDCRIELSRSLATWTASAEEVAQLHGETVPLDVQQAGEGMFGYWTRQPAGVVVGITGFNYPLLLASHKLAPALAAGCPVIVKPAPQTPLSTLWLVNLIRQALASEDVPLSSVQAVTGGVDVGETLVSDARAPSSRLLAQLPWGTKLPEAPHPGKPF; this comes from the coding sequence ATGCGAACGACGGCGTACCCAGACGGACTGCCAATTGGCGAAACTTGCCTAGCATGCCAGGATTCGAGCCCCGTACAGTTCCCTTTCGACGGAACGGTGATTGGCCAAGCGCCGTGCGGAAATACTGCGAACGCCAGTTCCGCCGTAGATTTCGCGGCAGCTGTGGCACCGGTTGTTGCGGCGCTCAGTGCCGGTAAACGTCGCAGAATTCTGCACCACGTTGCCGCCGCTTTAGCGACGCATCAAGATCAGCTCATCGATTTGCTGGTCTTAGAAACCGGAAAGCCTCTTGTTGACTGTCGAATAGAACTCTCCCGAAGCCTAGCCACTTGGACCGCCTCGGCTGAAGAGGTGGCCCAGCTGCACGGTGAGACCGTTCCGCTCGATGTGCAGCAAGCCGGTGAAGGCATGTTTGGCTACTGGACCCGCCAACCGGCCGGCGTCGTCGTCGGAATCACTGGCTTCAACTATCCGTTGTTACTTGCCTCGCACAAACTAGCTCCTGCCCTGGCCGCGGGCTGCCCGGTCATAGTCAAGCCAGCACCGCAAACACCGCTGAGTACCTTGTGGCTGGTAAACCTCATCCGGCAAGCGCTTGCTTCCGAAGACGTCCCGTTGAGCTCCGTCCAAGCTGTCACCGGCGGCGTGGACGTGGGCGAAACCCTAGTCAGCGATGCCAGGGCGCCGTCGTCTCGTTTACTGGCTCAGCTGCCGTGGGGCACCAAATTGCCCGAAGCGCCGCACCCCGGAAAGCCGTTCTAG
- the polA gene encoding DNA polymerase I — translation MSESSAAASVSNTATKATPKLLVLDGHSMAFRAFYALPPETFVTDTGQHTNAVHGFTSMLLTMIRQQKPSHVAVAFDLDTPTFRSVEYTEYKAGRSKTPEEFYGQIDLIIKVMEAMNVPTISIDGFEADDIIATVASQSEAAGWQTLVVSGDRDAFQLITDNTFVLYPKKGISDIPPMDAAAIEAKYFVRPDQYSDLAALVGETADNLPGVPGVGPKTAAKWINQYDGLAGILENIYAIGGKVGDSLREHVDSVKRNRRLNHLLRDLDLPVTLEQMELQHPDREKIEELFDELQFNTLRKRLFDLFGEDEAEASSEGHDAPEHGVLGSAAEISAWLEAAGTATIGLALSGQTLPLAEPVGMDVHGIGLSSEESAAFIPLTGLDEAAEQVLASWLKGSAPKAVHDLKSALKALSGRGLDLDGVVDDTSISAYLIQPERRNYDLADLSLYHLETPMTVSASKDAGQLDLGLEGDDGAQEAVLRAFATQKLSSFFAPILLERNAEQLLTGLELPLARVLSGMELAGVAVSKETLDTLMADFGKTIETAQTEAYAIIGHEVNLGSPKQLQTVLFDELGMPKTKKIKTGFSTDAEALADLTTKHPHPFLLQLQAYRDATKLRQTVEGLIKSIGSDTRVHTTYAQNVAATGRLSSNNPNLQNIPIRSEEGRRIRGAFVVGQKSTKSYETLLTADYSQIEMRIMAHLSGDEALIQAFKDGEDLHRFVGSHIFNVEPQEVTSAMRSKVKAMSYGLVYGLSSFGLSKQLNISVDEARTLMKDYFDRFGAVRDYLRGVVEQARLDGFTETIESRRRYLPELTSDNRQLREMSERAALNAPIQGSAADIIKRAMLGVDAGIAEAGLESRMLLQVHDELVFEVAEGELDQVQALVIAQMAVAANLTVPLDVQVGIGKSWFDAGH, via the coding sequence GTGAGTGAATCTAGCGCAGCAGCTTCTGTCAGCAACACGGCGACCAAGGCCACACCAAAACTTCTGGTTTTGGACGGGCATTCGATGGCGTTCCGCGCTTTTTATGCGCTGCCACCGGAAACTTTCGTCACCGACACCGGTCAGCACACCAACGCCGTGCATGGATTCACCTCAATGCTGCTGACCATGATCCGTCAGCAAAAGCCTAGCCACGTGGCGGTGGCCTTTGATCTTGATACACCAACCTTTCGATCGGTGGAATACACCGAATACAAGGCAGGTCGTTCGAAGACCCCGGAAGAGTTCTATGGCCAGATAGATCTGATCATCAAGGTCATGGAAGCCATGAACGTTCCCACTATCAGCATTGATGGCTTTGAGGCGGACGACATTATCGCTACCGTGGCTAGCCAGTCGGAAGCCGCTGGTTGGCAAACGTTGGTCGTCTCTGGTGACCGGGATGCCTTTCAACTGATCACGGATAACACCTTTGTGCTCTACCCGAAAAAGGGCATCTCGGATATTCCGCCGATGGATGCCGCGGCAATCGAAGCGAAATATTTTGTTCGGCCGGATCAATACTCGGATTTAGCCGCCTTAGTTGGTGAAACAGCAGATAACCTCCCGGGCGTGCCTGGCGTTGGGCCAAAGACTGCGGCCAAATGGATCAATCAGTACGACGGCTTGGCCGGAATTCTGGAAAATATTTACGCCATTGGCGGAAAAGTTGGCGATTCGCTCCGCGAGCATGTTGACAGCGTCAAGCGCAATCGCCGTTTGAACCATTTGCTGCGCGATCTTGACTTACCGGTGACCCTTGAGCAGATGGAATTGCAACACCCTGATCGGGAAAAAATCGAAGAGCTCTTTGATGAGCTACAGTTCAATACTTTGCGCAAACGACTTTTCGACTTATTTGGCGAAGACGAGGCTGAAGCATCTAGCGAAGGTCATGATGCGCCGGAACATGGTGTGCTCGGTTCGGCGGCGGAAATCTCGGCTTGGTTAGAGGCTGCTGGAACGGCAACAATCGGGCTGGCGCTATCCGGTCAGACGTTACCACTGGCGGAACCAGTTGGCATGGACGTGCACGGAATCGGCCTGAGTTCAGAAGAGTCGGCCGCCTTCATACCGCTGACAGGTCTAGACGAGGCAGCGGAGCAAGTCCTGGCGAGCTGGCTAAAAGGTTCGGCGCCAAAGGCTGTGCACGATCTCAAATCGGCTTTGAAAGCGCTCTCTGGACGCGGGCTGGATCTTGACGGCGTCGTAGATGACACGTCAATTTCGGCATATCTGATTCAGCCAGAACGCCGAAACTATGATTTGGCAGATCTGAGTCTTTACCATTTAGAGACTCCAATGACTGTGAGTGCTAGCAAAGACGCTGGCCAACTGGATTTGGGCCTTGAAGGCGACGACGGTGCTCAAGAAGCAGTACTGAGGGCTTTTGCGACCCAAAAGTTGAGCAGCTTTTTCGCGCCAATTCTGCTCGAGCGAAATGCGGAGCAGCTACTGACCGGTTTGGAACTGCCCTTGGCTCGGGTGCTGTCCGGTATGGAGCTCGCCGGAGTCGCCGTATCTAAAGAAACCTTAGATACCTTGATGGCTGATTTCGGTAAAACCATCGAGACGGCTCAAACCGAGGCGTACGCAATTATTGGCCATGAAGTGAATTTGGGCTCACCCAAACAACTTCAAACCGTGCTCTTCGACGAGCTAGGTATGCCGAAGACGAAAAAGATCAAAACTGGATTTTCTACTGACGCAGAGGCTTTGGCCGATCTCACGACCAAGCATCCACATCCATTTTTGCTGCAATTACAGGCGTACCGTGATGCAACTAAACTCCGGCAAACCGTTGAAGGCCTCATCAAATCCATTGGCTCAGACACTCGAGTGCACACTACCTACGCGCAAAACGTCGCCGCGACAGGTCGACTGTCATCGAACAATCCGAATTTGCAAAATATCCCGATTCGCAGCGAAGAAGGCCGTCGAATCCGGGGTGCTTTCGTCGTAGGCCAAAAATCGACTAAGTCCTACGAGACCTTGCTGACAGCTGACTACTCGCAGATCGAAATGCGGATCATGGCGCATCTGTCCGGTGACGAAGCGCTCATTCAAGCCTTTAAGGATGGTGAAGATTTGCACCGTTTTGTGGGCTCGCACATTTTCAATGTTGAGCCGCAAGAAGTGACCTCGGCGATGCGATCGAAGGTCAAAGCTATGTCCTATGGTCTGGTCTATGGCTTGAGCTCTTTCGGTCTTTCCAAACAGCTCAACATTTCTGTCGATGAGGCTCGTACCTTAATGAAGGACTACTTCGACCGATTTGGCGCGGTGCGAGACTACCTGCGCGGCGTTGTAGAGCAGGCTCGGTTAGACGGTTTTACCGAGACCATTGAAAGCCGCCGTCGTTACTTGCCTGAGCTCACCAGTGACAATCGTCAACTTCGGGAAATGTCAGAGCGAGCCGCTTTGAACGCGCCTATCCAGGGTTCGGCGGCAGATATCATCAAGCGCGCCATGTTGGGTGTGGACGCTGGCATTGCTGAAGCAGGGCTGGAATCTAGAATGTTGTTGCAAGTCCACGATGAATTGGTTTTTGAAGTTGCTGAGGGCGAGCTAGATCAGGTTCAGGCGTTGGTTATCGCGCAAATGGCCGTCGCCGCCAACCTTACGGTCCCACTCGATGTGCAAGTGGGAATCGGAAAGAGCTGGTTCGACGCCGGACACTAA